DNA from Trachemys scripta elegans isolate TJP31775 chromosome 15, CAS_Tse_1.0, whole genome shotgun sequence:
GGCTCCTCCCTTGCATCTCACTGGCTTCAGAAGATCTTGTTTTCTTTCTGCTACATGCTTCTTCTCCAGCCACACAACAGAAAAACAAGCATGAGGCCAGAGCAAAGACAGTCTGTAAAGCTCACGGGACAGAGACCGACTCTGGTTCAAACTGATGGCAACAAGGGGGGTGGTGCGCAGCAGTTCTGGAAGCTGGGCCCCCAGCACCTCATCCTGTGCATCTAGGGAACACCACGGCAAAAGTGGCCTTTAATGACTATTGAGGTTGTGCCCTGGGAATGAGCCTGGAGAGCCAAGCTGAGCCCTGGTAGAGGCAACTCCCTCAAATTTCAATGGAAACTGCAGCTGCTAATGCCAGGGCTATATTCAGTCTGGAGACAGGAGTCCTTGCTAGCCAAAAGGAAGGTGACCCCTGTAAATCAAGGTTGGGGTGGGTCACTAGGACAGCAGCACAAGATAGGCTTGGGAACGAACAAATCGGTAAGGCTATTCGGCAGCTTGCCCTGGCAAGACCCCATTGGTCCTTCCACGCTCAGCAACAGTCACCTAAACTTCCACAACCCAAACTGCACTAGGCAAACTTCCTGCCCAGCCCGAGCCCATCAGCACCACGCTGTGCCTGACCCAGCAAGCCAGGTGATTTGTCCGACTGAGGCAGTCTCTAACTCCTGGCCCATGGGAGCCCCAACAAAGGCCGTGCGATTTCCCCAAGTCACAAGGGCATCTCCTGGGCTGCAGCTGCATCTTCCAACACAATTCCACAcccgcctctgcctcctctgtCCAAACCCTCAGTGCCACCCTCCCCCATGGTTGCGGAACCCCCATACAAACAAAGCAGGACCTTTTCTCCCCATCACACAtctctgctcccccagctcccaatTCAGGTCACAGTAGTCCTCTGGGGTTTCAAGAGCTGCCTAACTCCAGCACTCTCTCTCTACACCCCTCATCCAGCACATGCCTCCTCTCTCAGCCTCACCACTGTTGGTGCAAGAGGCTTCCCTTTTGCACTTCTACCATCTGGAGCAGACTTCCTGGTTCTTTCCATCTCATTTCAAATCTCACCTGACACCCAGGATTCTTCACAGTGTGATATTGCTGCCTTGGAAATAATTTGGCAGTCATACCACCAAGTCTGGGAGGCGTCCTTGACACACTGGGATGAATGATGACGGATACAGATTACTGATGCTGATCCAGCCTCATTTACTGACCACCTCCCATGACTACCCTCCTGGGAGAAGGTTCAACTCGGCTGGCAGGACCCACCTCGGAACAGGTCATACCAGGCCTTTTTGGCCCTCAGGTGCTGCACCCCGTTCAGGTGCTTCTTCCTGTTGTGAAGATTGTCTTGAAAGGATCGGTCACAGTAGTCACAGAAATACCTCTTCCCCATTTATCCTCCGttgggcagagcagggtcagtgcTGCCTGGAAAACAGCATCAGACAGATGTCAGCGCCGTGCAGTATTCATTCCCAGGGAAACCCTTACAGCTACTGCTCCCAAAGGACAAGGATATGCACCCTCTGGAGGTGTACACTTGAGAGGGATAGAGAGGAGGGGGCGAGACAGGCTAATTTAAACTATTGCTCCTCCCCCCAAGACATGGCAGCTCTGAGTCTAGTGGATAACGCTCAGCACTGCTGCAGGGAGGCTCCCATTCCCTTCCATGGTGTCTTGCTCCCTAAGCAGTGGGGGGCCAGCTAAACACACCTCCTCCCCAGGGCTGTAACCAGGGCAGGGTGAGCAGGGCAACCGCCAAGGTGCAAAGCTGCAGGGGCAGAAAAATAACGAAAAAAAACAGTAGGGGGAGCAAACATGCTTGCTCGCCCCAGGCACTAAAATGCCTCCTCACGGCACTGCTCCTACCCTTAGGGTTCTCTGCTGTGAGGAGTCCAGATCGTCCAAGCAGCAATGCCAGAGAACCTCCGCAAGCTGCCCAGCAGCTCCTGTGTGGTGAAGCAGTTACCCCTGGGAGCTGGGATGATCTCAGGAATTAGCCACCCTGGATGATAAAGTGATGGTACTGCCTAATCCAGTGCTGATCTAGCTAGAGTTTAATGCTGCCTTACAACATGCAGGATTAGCCTCTCCCCAtccttttctcctccttccaGCCCACCAATGTATCCCTCCAAATGATTCCATTCCTAGACCTTCAGAAATTGAAGCAAGAGGGATTCTCCCTTCCACTGCACCCCCTGTACAGATGTCCTGGCAGCAAATAAGGGTCATATAAAACCCCTAGCCAGCTGGGAGATAATTTCCCTGGCACAGACACTGCACTGAACCACCACACATTACCTGATGCTGCCCAGCCTGGCATGGGAGAAAGGCTGGTGGAGGGCAGGGGCATGTCAAATGAGTCTCCGTAGCACTGAGCACTACAGAGATTTTGTGCTATGGTCCATTGGCAGGATCTAAAAATTATAACAGGAGCTGACTGCTCTAACTTATACTGGGGCCACGTCAGGCCCCAGAGCAGGCCAAAATCCCGATGGGCAAAGATTGCTCAAACCACCTGTGCCCCATCGCCCGCTGGACTGTGCCTGCTCGAAGCGCAGTACAGAATCTCAGCCAGTAGCAGCTGTATACTCCCGCTCTTGGAACATGACGGACACCTTACAAATACCTAAGATGGACAGATAGGTAGATAGACTCTGAAAATGCCTACCCAGCTTCAGACACCTTGATGACCAAGTCTCTGAAAAGCATGGCACAGAAATTAGCACAAGAAATaaagacttaaaaacaaaaagacagccagGACCAGAGCCCCCAGGAGGTTCTCCAGAGTCAGCAGGAACAATGCCATCAACAGGTGATCCCTTTAGCGCCAATACCCAGCCTTCCCTCAGAGCAGACACCTCAGGGGCAAAACAAATCACTGCTACAAAGTCAATCTATCAGCCTCCCAGAGCCTGAGAAAGGAGGTGTCTGTTCCTTTCGCTTCCAGTGCAAGATTCCTCAATGCCTGTGCCAGCCACTGCACAAATACAAGGGCCTGGAGGAATCACACACCAATAAACCCCCACCTTGAGGCACTGAATATAAATGCCTCCTTTTGGATCGCCCTTTGTTCTCTAGGTACATGATGGATGGTAAAATACTTGGATAAGAATAAGCCAGATGgggttggtctctctctctctcaggttctGATTACCCTACTGGGAAACCAACTATGTTATCTAGAACGATGGCTAAGTCTAGCTCTTGCTAGTAAAGTGCTACCATGGCTTGGATGGCCAGGAGTTTCAACCCTGGTGAGTTCTTAAGCTCTGCAGGGGTGAAGCCTGAAGCTCTGCTCTGCAGTCCTGGAAGACACAGCCCATCTTCAGCATTTACCTACCATTTGTCACCTTCTACCTGATGTACTACAAACTTTTGTAACCAACTGTGGAATCTGGCACTAGGCATATCTCAGCAGCCAGACAGCTTTTGGGATCTGTAGGGGAAAGTTCTTACAGCTTTCCACCACATAAAGGGTCACTCaaggatttgggttttttttttttaaagtttctatgTTTAAAGCCCTCTGACATCTGATTCCAGTGGATATGCCAGCAGCTGACATTAACCCAAACTCTAGATTTCAACCACCTGCTTCTGCAGTCTATTTTTACCCCAATTTCCACAAAACCAGATCTCAGATCAGGGGAAATGAGCTTGGTTTCTGCAATGGATCCACACACAAAATATCCATGGAGTTCAGTGTGAATTTCATGTCCAGAAAACATTACAGCATCAGACTCTGAGAAAATTCATTTAAATCTTTACTtttctttatttgcatttttcatCATTCTGGCCCCATAACTGCAGAAATTAATTCCCAaaataaacagcagcagcaaagagtgAGAACTCTTGTAGATTTCAGCAAATGCTACTTTCTACAAACCAGACATCCCTTGTGGTACTGGCTCCTGCATTCTTGTAGCAAGTCagactagggggaaaaaaatatcataAAGCTCTATTAGAGGGTCACCGGATACTCGATAATAATGGGGACGGGGATGGgacacaaaatgtttttttacaaGGAGTAAGAGCAATAAATATTTTCATCTTCTTCATATAATTTCAATAACAACAgttatttgtttagattttaaCAATCCTCTGTAGTGCTGCAATCCAGACTCTTCAGCACAGGGCTAGTGCCTGGGAATCAAAGTGAAAATGACTAGAACCAAAAGTGATATTGACTAACCTATTTCTGCTCTCCCTACCGAATGAAGCACAAAATAAACAGCATTATTGGTTAAAAgtacaaatagatttttttaaaagaattccctcagttttaataatcttggCTGTTACTAATAACAGGAgtaaaaaattctgcttaataTTTTTTAACCTGGCTTTTCTCCTGTAATGTAATATTTGCTATTGGATCCATGCAAAGTGGACCCCCGAGTCTCTGTGGAGCCACCACACGAACATCAAGGAGCCTGTACAGGTGCAGAGGTCCATCTGCCTTaagcccattttaaaataatattgttcCAGTTTAAAATCTTTTCAGAGCAACCTTTTCAAAAAGCAATAGCACAATCCAATGAGTGCAGTGGTTGGCGTAACCACATGGGCTGGGTGGTTGAAAGGATCCAAGGTACACTGCATAATCTCACACCCTTCTTCTCTAAGGGGCCTTTCACTGATTTCATTTACAGGTGCATGCAatccagggagagggaaggagatgCTGAAGAGAACATGTCTGATTTGTTTTCATCTGggtgtaactgattttttttgtactGGACTCTGGGCCTCTCTCTCAATTTCCTGCTTCCTCATAATCCAGGCTCAGGGCATTTCAGCCACCTTGGGTAGGATATCTAGGCAGATGTGAAGTTCATTAAAGCCAAGTGTCAAGCTTATGAGACCCAGCTGCCAATTTAAATATGCTCAGATCTCTATAGTAACAAGTGAAACCAGTGGAGTCTGCCAGCATCTCTCCATGCTGAAAAGAGGACAAATTCTGAtctaatttataccagtgtaaatccagaataactctcaATGGATTTAGTCAGGAGTCATGCCAGCATAACTGTGATCAAAATCCAGCCAAGTGGGAATAGTTTATAGGCTTATTAGGAAGATTGCCTTAGCAGAAATGATGCTCAGCAGTTACCATTGAAAAATTGCGGCTgagttttcaaagccacctaagaGATAGGTACACCTAATTCCCATTATAAttaatgggaactgggtgtcCAAACCTCTTGGCCAactttccagcttttctccatgTCTCCGACACAGACAGAAACCTCCACTGATCTTAGCAGAAGCTGTGTGCAAGATCAAGGAAAGCAAATGGCTCTGCAGCCAGGACTCCATTTCTGGGTGGCTGACATGactgaaacacagagaaaatgtcagtttttaagatccattttaaaattcaatttagATACTCATTAAATGGAAACCCTGGAAGAGAGAGGGAGGTTTTAAAGCgaattttcccctcctccttttagTTTGCTTGAATGCAGCCCCAGATACCCCTCCCCCACACGCTTCTAAACACAGATTTACCTCTGCCCCACTGAGGTTTGCATTGATGGGGGTAATGTATAATTGCTCCCCTTGTTAAAATGAACCACTTTGATATAAATAAACAGAAGGCAAATGGGAACTGGAATTCCTCCAATAAAACGTATTCCAAGCAACTTCACCCTCCTCGTGCtatcactaaagtcaatggcagaacttccactgatttaaagTAGAGGCAACACCAGGCCACAAAATTTAGTGGCTTAGTCAAGAAGCTTGGCCCTGATTGTCAGAGATGCTGTACACTTACAGCTTACATCAACTTCCAATTGCAGCACTTCCAAAATAGCCTCAAGCCCCCACTGTCTCAAGCTTGTGCCTTCTACCTTAGAAGTCTCTGCTCTCTAATGATAACTACTCTCACTCTCATGTgtgatcaataaaaaaaaatagctgcatacacacacacacacaccaatataTGAAACCTAACATGCctcccttgtggtcccttctatcCCTAGGATTCTATTTCCAGGAGCAAATGTTCTTTCCTCATGGATTTCTCTTAGTTCTGCTCATTACCCACCACAATCCAGTGTCATTATTTGTGGTGCTGTTTCATGTAGATTCAAGACTCTTTCTGTAGGTATGAAGATCACCAAGAATGTCTATTGTGCTGTGTAAAACACACAATATGCAGCTGGTCTATATAAACTTGAGCTGAAATGTTCATTATTAGATACTGATCTTGGGTGCAATTTGGGCTGCCCAAGTCAAGAAGCTTGGCCCTGATTGTCAGAGATGCTGTACACTTACAGCTTACATCAACTTCCAATTGCAGCACTTCCAAAATAGCCTCAAGCCCCCACTGTCTCAAGCTGAGCACATACAAAGGGAAGCAGCTCAAATCAGAGGCCACTGTTTGTTTGGCCTTGATGGTTCATTACTCCTCCCCACAGCAGAAGTATTTGAAGTCATGCTAACATTATAAAGCCTGGTTTGCGTTAAACGTATTCAAATCCCCACCTTCCTTCTGTGCTTTTATTGGGCCGGATTCCTCAGCACCTCGCACTAGCATAACATGGTGTGAAAGTCCCAGCCCGAGGGGCTCCATTTGAGACGCACTCTACACAAGGTGCCAGGCAAAGGGCGCCTCAGCCCATGCTGTGTGTACACGCTGCCTTGGGGTCCCTGGGGCGGAGCGCGCGAGGGGTATCAatgggccgggccgggcctgcATCCCCAGAAGAAATAGTTCCTCTGTCCCAGCTCTCCCGAGCCCGGCCGCCCAGGAGCCGCCGCGTTGCCCTAATCCCGCTGTCCTGACCCTACCCCAGCGCAAAGCCCGGCGCCACTCACCTCCCCACGGCCACAGCCCGACTCCCCAACCGCGCCTCCCTGAGCGCGCACCGCACAGCATGCTGGGGCTTGTAGTTTTTTACCGCCACCAGCGAGGATCCGGCGCACGCGTTCGAATGAagggactacatctcccagaggTCTCATCGCTTAGGGACGATGGTCAGAGGCGAGCGTGGCGCTGTGCATGCCGGGAAATGAAGTCCGCCTCTGCCCCCGAGAGCGAGGTGCTGTCCCCCTGCGGTGGAGCGGCGCGACGCCGCACTCCAAATCCCATGGTGCCTCGCGGCAGGACTCCAAGCCCCAGGGTGCATCGCCGCCACTATAAATTCCTGGTGCAGGCCGCGCCTGCGCTGGCCCGGGCATCGCCAGAGGAGGCCGTCATGCCGCTGCGCGCCCGGCTGTACAGTGTGTTTTTCCGCCGCACCTCCACCTTCGCCCTGACCATCGTGCTGGGGGCCCTCGTCTTCGAACGCGCCTTCGACCAGGGCGCGGACGCGTTCTACGAGCGGCTCAACCACGGGGTGAGGAGCCGCTGAGGGGCCGAGGCGGAGCTCGCGCAGCTCCTAGGCCGGCGTGGCTGAAGGTCAGGGCGGCCTGCGCACTGCGCGAGGCCCCGGCTCGGGCGCGGCCCCTTGACCGTCCGTATCCCCAGGCGTGTTCCGCCTGCGGCCAGAGTGGGGCCGCGGAGAGCCGGGCCCCGGGGGACCTTGGCCCGGCCGGTGACGCGCTTCCCCGCCGTACTAGCGGGGCTGGCTGCCGGCTCCAGACCGCCTCCGGGCCCCTGCCTAGACGGGACCAGCCGCCCGGGTGGGTCCGGGCCCCTCAGCCCCGCCGATCGGGGCGGGGCGGCGGACAAGGGGCCTATTCTCCACGCTGCGGCTTCCTTCCAACAGACCTCGCCCCTTCTGCGCTCGCCGCTGCGCCCCGTGTCCCCCGCCGCTCTGTGCTAGGCCGGGGGGCACCGCGCCCTGCCGCACCTTCCAGCCAGCTCTGAGCGGTCTCTGCCGAGGTGAACCCAGCAGTGGCTGGGCGAACCTACTCCCTTAACACAGGCTGCCTGTCATGGTAGGGAAGCAGTGGGGTTGAGTTCTGCTCACTTTATTCAGCCCTTTATTTTACAGGGCCAGATGCATATGAAGGGCTGAGGATCCAGCCACCATGCTAGTATCATGGCAGATGCATTTTGTAAATGCATAGTAATGCCAGTGCTGAATTGCCTTGTGATAACCACCATGATTATAGAAGTACTGCTATTATGGCACTTATAGGGGGGATTTATGCATGCTCTTGGACTTCTCCAGTTGTCTTGGCCCTAATGGGGGAGACAGTCAAAGAAATTGTAACACAGGAAGCTTAAAACAAGGACTCATATTTCTTGAATGTCTTCAGTTTCATATTTCTGATGTCTAACTCAACAAAAAAGGTGACAGCAACTTTGCACACAATGTAGGTCATATAGGATGTGTTGCCAATATTGCAGTGCTGTCCCAAGCAGTCTGCAATGTAAGATGAGATGAGTCAAGTCATCATTGTAGTTAAGTTGCATCCATGGACAGGAAAAGCTTGATAATTAATGCTTACATACCATGGCAATAAGTGATACACACATTACCTGATCCTCCAGTTATCTGTAACTGTCCCCTTAGCATACCAAGTTGTGATAAAGTATGTATTTCAACTCTAAAGGCACCCAGAGTTTGTGCAAAATACAAAATTACAGCCAAATATAAAGTGTATGATTTGCacatttccttttcccttccaggAGTTTGGGGCCAGAGGAAACTTCTAATATCCAACTGGAATTATGTATTTCTTTGGCTACTTTCTTAATTGAGCAATTCAGTTATTACGTGTTAGTGTACTCTGTCAGTCTAGGGTTGTATGCTGATTTTCCCCTTTTAAAGAGGCTATGATCCTGTCTAGACCAGGCATTAGAAATGCTATGATACTTTCTGCCCACAAACAGGAATCTTACAAGTATTTATTGTATCAGTTGGTTGTGATGGTTGGGCTAAAGACCTTGTTTTGGGTCCAGCTTGAATCTGTTAACTACAGTGGCTTTTCCTCAGTGTGAATGGGGAGCCAGAAGTTGCAACAATTTGGTGTTTCTTAACCTGCAAGGTTACAGAGTAGGGCAGCAGTAGGAACCTATAAAGTTGTATGATCCTAGACTGCCTCCCTATAAAAATATTCTTGAAAGCTACCTACATTC
Protein-coding regions in this window:
- the LOC117887923 gene encoding uncharacterized protein LOC117887923 isoform X2 encodes the protein MKSASAPESEVLSPCGGAARRRTPNPMVPRGRTPSPRVHRRHYKFLVQAAPALARASPEEAVMPLRARLYSVFFRRTSTFALTIVLGALVFERAFDQGADAFYERLNHGVRSR
- the LOC117887923 gene encoding uncharacterized protein LOC117887923 isoform X1 encodes the protein MKSASAPESEVLSPCGGAARRRTPNPMVPRGRTPSPRVHRRHYKFLVQAAPALARASPEEAVMPLRARLYSVFFRRTSTFALTIVLGALVFERAFDQGADAFYERLNHGKLWKHIKHKYETQEE